The Dyadobacter subterraneus genome window below encodes:
- a CDS encoding ImmA/IrrE family metallo-endopeptidase, which yields MKIAPAFAAKKLLNQLGIIDMAYVDIKDLIIYHNGMVKEAELKNCDGRLVMKQGRSIVTIDSAIEFEQRKRYVLAHELGHILLHADKEASFTDDDTTLEGYKRGPQEKEANDFAAELLMPTEQFKSSCYKKKFSPELISELAHQFNTSLTSTVYRFAELGNHPIAAFYSKNGKVQYWKKSTDMYYKIPDINKLNVPSNSVAKEFYKYNRIYERKDTTQEITKSTWFELGKYDNDAPMNEFCIITARYNSVLSVIWEA from the coding sequence ATGAAAATAGCACCAGCATTTGCTGCCAAAAAACTTCTTAACCAACTCGGCATCATCGACATGGCCTATGTCGACATTAAAGACCTGATTATCTATCACAATGGTATGGTTAAGGAGGCTGAGCTGAAAAATTGTGACGGCAGGTTGGTGATGAAACAAGGACGTTCAATTGTAACGATTGATTCGGCAATTGAATTTGAACAAAGAAAACGGTATGTACTCGCTCACGAGCTGGGGCACATCCTACTTCATGCTGATAAGGAAGCGTCCTTTACAGATGATGATACTACATTAGAAGGATATAAAAGAGGGCCGCAAGAAAAAGAAGCCAACGACTTTGCTGCTGAATTGTTAATGCCGACTGAACAATTTAAATCGAGTTGTTATAAGAAGAAATTTTCACCAGAACTGATCAGTGAATTGGCTCATCAATTTAACACCAGTTTGACATCAACGGTATACCGTTTTGCTGAATTAGGAAATCATCCTATTGCTGCTTTTTATAGTAAAAACGGAAAGGTGCAATACTGGAAAAAGTCGACAGATATGTATTATAAAATTCCAGATATTAACAAGCTAAATGTTCCCTCGAATTCGGTAGCAAAAGAATTTTATAAGTATAATCGGATTTACGAGCGAAAAGATACTACTCAGGAAATAACTAAATCCACTTGGTTTGAGCTTGGTAAATATGATAATGATGCACCGATGAATGAGTTTTGCATAATTACGGCAAGATACAACTCTGTACTAAGTGTAATTTGGGAAGCCTAG